A genomic window from Pseudogulbenkiania sp. MAI-1 includes:
- a CDS encoding OsmC family protein produces MSGEAISIQIVQGEGFQFRNRFGGTVPDLTTDAPAPLGAGHGPSPEQLLLAAVANCLSDSLLFTLRKFKQQAEPLQTEASCLIDRNEAGRLRVQSIDATLQLGHPASGIEHLDRILGIFQEYCTVSQSVGRGIPIRVRVLDVDGRPLT; encoded by the coding sequence ATGAGCGGCGAGGCCATATCGATCCAAATCGTGCAAGGCGAGGGCTTCCAGTTCCGCAACCGCTTCGGCGGAACGGTCCCGGATCTGACCACCGATGCGCCGGCACCTCTCGGCGCGGGTCATGGCCCGTCACCGGAACAGTTGCTGCTCGCGGCTGTCGCCAACTGCCTGAGCGACAGCCTGCTGTTCACCCTGCGCAAGTTCAAACAGCAGGCCGAGCCTCTGCAAACGGAAGCATCCTGCCTGATCGATCGCAACGAAGCAGGGCGGCTGCGGGTGCAGTCGATCGACGCCACGCTGCAACTGGGCCACCCAGCCAGCGGCATCGAACACCTCGACCGCATTCTTGGCATCTTTCAGGAATACTGCACAGTCTCGCAGAGCGTGGGCCGGGGCATTCCGATCCGGGTACGGGTACTGGATGTCGACGGTCGCCCCCTGACGTAA
- the aroF gene encoding 3-deoxy-7-phosphoheptulonate synthase has product MIIVMASKASPEQVAAVTAKIRAAGLAEHVSCGTERTIIGAIGDERALTPDMFELMPGVERAMRVMKEYRIVSREAQPTDTVVKVRGVPIGGKTIQVIAGPCSVETPEQMALAAAAVADAGCRLMRGGAFKPRSSPYSFQGLGVEGLDYLQQAARQHGLPVVTELMDVRMLDTFLEYDVDVIQIGARNMQNFDLLKEVGRINKPVILKRGLAATISEWLMAAEYIAAGGNHNIIFCERGVRSFETAYRNMLDVTAIPVLKKESHLPVIVDPSHAGGKAWLVPALAKAALAAGADGLLVEMHPNPCEAWCDADQALTPAELTTLMSELRPLAQALGRDL; this is encoded by the coding sequence AACAGGTCGCCGCCGTCACCGCCAAGATTCGCGCCGCGGGCCTGGCCGAACACGTGTCATGCGGCACGGAACGCACCATCATCGGCGCCATCGGCGACGAAAGGGCGCTGACACCCGACATGTTCGAACTGATGCCCGGCGTGGAGCGGGCGATGCGGGTCATGAAGGAATACCGCATCGTCTCGCGCGAGGCCCAGCCGACGGACACCGTGGTCAAGGTGCGCGGCGTGCCGATCGGCGGCAAGACCATCCAGGTCATCGCCGGGCCCTGCTCGGTCGAAACGCCGGAACAGATGGCGCTCGCCGCCGCCGCTGTGGCCGATGCCGGCTGTCGACTGATGCGTGGCGGCGCGTTCAAGCCGCGCAGCAGCCCCTACAGCTTCCAGGGCCTCGGCGTGGAAGGGCTGGACTACCTGCAGCAGGCGGCCCGCCAGCACGGCCTGCCGGTGGTGACCGAACTGATGGACGTACGCATGCTCGATACCTTCCTGGAATACGACGTCGACGTCATCCAGATCGGCGCGCGCAACATGCAGAACTTCGATCTGCTCAAGGAGGTCGGGCGCATCAACAAGCCGGTCATCCTCAAGCGAGGTCTGGCGGCAACGATCAGCGAATGGCTGATGGCGGCCGAGTACATCGCCGCCGGCGGCAACCACAACATCATCTTCTGTGAACGCGGCGTGCGCAGCTTCGAGACCGCCTACCGCAACATGCTGGACGTGACGGCGATTCCGGTACTGAAAAAGGAAAGCCATCTGCCGGTCATCGTCGACCCGAGCCACGCCGGCGGCAAGGCCTGGCTGGTGCCGGCACTGGCCAAGGCGGCGCTGGCCGCCGGCGCCGACGGCCTGCTGGTGGAAATGCACCCCAACCCCTGCGAGGCCTGGTGCGATGCCGACCAGGCGCTCACGCCTGCCGAATTGACGACGCTGATGAGCGAGTTGCGGCCGCTGGCCCAGGCATTGGGACGAGATTTGTAA